GAATAATTCGTCGTTCTGAACAACTGACACAATGAGCAGGGATGTCGAGTGCCCGGACACTTTATGGGGATGGGGATCATAAAAAGCAGAAAGCTGCCACTCGGAGGAGTTAAGGCTTTTGGGTGGCAGTCATGGGGCTTTTTGAGTTATTGGCATTTTGCATTGCAGACAAGTAGCAAATGTGGCGGAGACCGTCTAAGGCTAAGGCTGAGAGAGATTTCTTTCAATTTGTGGTTTCAAGCGTCTGCGGAAGCCAGTGCGTATCCATAAATTCCAACGATATTTATGGgggaaaaaaacaatttttattggcAAAAAAGACAGGAATGGAAATGCGCCGATAAGAGCTTACAATATTTGATAATAATTATCGAAATATGTACAGTGGGTGCGACATGAAAGAAAATAATTGATAGCTTTCTCATAAAAAATAGGCcacaaaatataaactttttgtggttttccgaaggttatgaaaaataaataaagttaagCCAAAGTTTGTTCCttttttcgtttaattttCTTGCCGTCTCATATTTCAAacactttaaagtttaaacagaAAGTGTTTTCCTTCAACTCCTTAGCTTTTACCTGTTTTCCTGGCTTTTACAGCTTTTCCGCCCATTTCTTGGCCATGACTTTGCCTTTTTTGGCCCAgtctgtatttatttaaatggtGCTTAGTAAACATAAAAATCACCCATGTGAGCCTAactaaaaaaacatttatgaCGCCTGAGTTTTATTTATGAGCCTGATTTGGCAATGTCTGTGTCTGGGAATCTCTAACAATGTCCCAAAGAAATTTCTTTTcgtacatttatttttatatactcGATGTATACAAATACCTATTTAAATCGGTCTCAAGGTGAGTGCTTGAGTGGAGAGAAGTTGACCGCCAACTCCTACAATTTTTACGCATTTTCGATTTCAATGCCGAGTGAGTAAGTGAAAGAAAACCAATGGCAACTTTGGCTATTGAGGCACTgagataaatatataataaattgggtttcACTTTTTTGAGAGCTTTTTTCTATGTTTTCTGTACATTTTTCTTAGTGTACATGTTTTTATTACTAACTCGCTGCTCAATACTTGTATTGAAGTGAAATGACGGGCAAAAACGCGGGAAAAATGGGCAGTAGGTGAGAGAGGAGGTGGGCAAGTGGAAACAAGTCTTTGTGGAGTGGACAACTTCAATCAACAATAATGAACCTCATAGCAAGTGGCTCACTTCCCATGACCTTAGCCGTAGAGTGGAATCACTGGCACCATGACAACTCACATGGTCCTCCGCCTGGCCAGCCACACCAGCCCTTCGTCTGTTTCCCCCAACAACCACTTGTTGGTCGGGGGGCAGTTTGATTTGTTTTCCATGGAACTACACGGGGcataatcatcatcatcgtcactCCGGCGATGACAACCACAACTGGCCGACAAGTGccccaaaaaattaaaatgggcAGAGCGGGGGTGCGGGATTGGCCAAACTACAGACACTCCGGTAACTCAATCCACGTCTGGATGGCGAATAATTTTTTGGTGCGCAATACCCGTGGAAGGGCATGTGTTGGTAAACACACAACAATCAGGTCAACAACCCAACGGGTCCCAAAACCCATCATCTAACAaggttttcattttcaatgccTTTGCCAAGGTCCGGCGTCAGGAGCCAGAAGCAGGACGATGTCCTGCTAACACAGACATGCGAGCATCCTGTCATTACCTTACGTAAAGGATACTCACTGTGTTGTGATTAACGGCTGATGGAAGATAAGCAGTCGGAAAATTAGGGCCAGCATTAGGGTAACCCCGAACTACATTTCAGGGTTAATTTTTGGGATTGAGTCACGTTttgggtttcttttttaaaaagtaaataaacaaaGCTATGTTTATTTTGTGAAAGGTTtcaaaataaagttaataaacTAAATTATTTCGTAACATGACCAAAAACTTGAAGCATATTCAATTCATGTggtatttctatttttgtcaacaGGCTCAGACACTTAATGAATGATTTCCTCAGCTTCCTCAATTCCTTTcctgtatttattttcatttgatGAGAAGCGAACCCTTGGAAATACATTGACAATCATTTCCATTCGATTTGTTGTTTGATTCCTTCAATTGGCCATCGAATATCCTTAACCATTTCTTGTGAAAATTCTTGAAACTCATTAGTGTGCACTGAGGCTTCCACTTTCACCTTGCTTCACTGCATCCCCGAAGCCCATCCCTCGCCCATCTCATCTCATTTTCCATGACCTCACTTCAGCCAACTGGTTCGCAAAAATTTTCTgcgcaataaaaaaaataaataaataatataaattcaGCCACAGTTGAATTGCACACTTTGAGGGGGCGTGTGAAAAGTGAAAACGTGAAGGGAGGATTATTACAGGAACGAAAATACAGATTTCTTGGAAAAACGAATAGCAATTCCTTTACAGAAAATGtacaatataattaaatataaattagtGGGAAGAGGGAGAAAAGTTTTCAACTTTAGGGGTGATTAAAATCGTCTGGCTACAGACAAAAACTTTCCGGATCAGCCCCAAAGCCTACCCCAAAAAACCACTTGATGCTGggcattacgtatacgccacgttgTGCGGCAATAACATAGCCCGGCAAACGGGAAAACGCTTCATTAAGCACGCTCCGTGTTGTCATGGCTTGCTCAAGTGTTTGAGTTTCAAATCCAACTAATTAAAATCTACGCAGCAAAACTTGATACAGAAACAGCCAGCGACTGCAGAGCCACGATGTCCTGCGCCACAAAAGGAGGCAAGGTGGTGTTCGGGATTTGGCCAGGTGGTTGCTGAGAAGCATTTGTTTCACTTTCGACATGCCTGTCCTGTCTGCCAACAGTGCGTTGCAAAATCTAAAAAGCAACTAAGTTTCCATCGAAATTTCTGATTAATTAATGGCCGAGGTCTACGTTATTCTGAGAATGAAATTGATCGGTTTGGAGGTTTTAACGGCTTGATTTCAAGGTGATTAACGTTTGGTGGTTGCACTTAAACTGCTTAGACTACAACTTTAGGTTTAAAGGTTTTCTAGGGCTAGGGGCCATGTATGAGAATCCTGatgatcggataaaaattgtcaAAGATATGGACATGGCTAGGGGCCATGTATGagaatcctggattttgcaaggggtcccatgagaaaaatttgaaaaatatcgatcaaaaatttggagttgaggttttgatgcagaattattaGGAATTgtactacaaatcgtttaaggtattccgtttgatgatcggataaaaattgtcaAAGATATGGACATGGCTAGGGGCCATGTATGagaatcctggattttgcaaggggacccatgagaaaaatttgaaaaatatcgatcaaaaatttggagttgaggttttgatgcagaattattaGGAATTgtactacaaatcgtttaaggtattccgtttgatgatcggataaaaattgtcaAAGATATGGACATGGCTAGGGGCCATGTATGagaatcctggattttgcaaggggtcccatgagaaaaatttgaaaaatatcgatcaaaaatttggagttgaggttttgatgcagaattattaGGAATTgtactacaaatcgtttaaggtattccgtttgatgatcggataaaaattgtcaAAGATATGGACATGGCTAGGGGCCATGTATGagaatcctggattttgcaaggggacccatgagaaaaatttgaaaaatatcgatcaaaaatttggagttgaggttttgatgcagaattattaGGAATTgtactacaaatcgtttaaggtattccgtttgatgatcggataaaaattgtcaAAGATATGGACATGGCTAGGGGCCATGTATGagaatcctggattttgcaaggggtcccattagaaaaatttgaaaaatatcgatcaaaaatttggagttgaggttttgatgcagaattattaGGAATTGTactacaaatcatttaaggtattccgtttgatgatcggaaacaaattggcaaagatatggacatgGCTAGGGGCCATATATGagaatcctggattttgcaaggggtcccatgagaaaaatttgtaaaatatcgatcaaaaatttggagttgaggttttgatgcagaattactAGGAATTGTactacaaatcatttaaggtattccgtttgatgatcggaaacaaattggcaaagatatggacatgGCTAGGGGCCATATATGagaatcctggattttgcaaggggtcccatgagaaaaatttgtaaaatatcGATCAAAAATTTGGAGTTGAGgatttgatgcagaattactAGGAATTgtactacaaatcgtttaaggtattccgtttgatgatcggatacaaattggcaaagatatggacatgGCTAGGGGCTATATATAagaatcctggattttgcaaggggtcccatcagaaaaatttgaaaaatatcgatccaaaatttggagttgaggttttgatgcagaattattaGGAATTgtactacaaatcgtttaaggtattccgtttgatgatcggataaaaactggcaaagatatggacatgGCTAGGGGCTATATATAagaatcctggattttgcaaggggtcccatcagaaaaatttgaaaaatatcgatcaaAAATTTGGAGTTGAGgatttgatgcagaattactAGGAATTgtactacaaatcgtttaaggtattccgtttgatgatcggatacaaattgtcAAAGATATGGACATGGCTAGGGGCCATGTATGagaatcctggattttgcaaggggtcccatgagaaaaatttgaaaaatatcgataaaaaatttggagttgaggttttgatgcagaattattaGGAATTgtactacaaatcgtttaaggaaTATCGATCAAAAATTTGGAGtggaggttttgatgcagaattactAGGAATTgtactacaaatcgtttaaggtattccgtttgaagatcggatacaaattggcaaagatatggacatgGCTAGGGGCCATATATGGCCGACAACACATATTAccgaaaatatatacattttaagtGCCAGAAGCTTTAATATTAACCTAGGGGTTTCCATATACATAAACTCCCAAAAAACTAGAATTTTCTCAGCCTGATAAGCTTTCAGAAATGTTCAATGGAAGTGCTCACTATCTTGGCTATCTATCATCAGGGAGTTCTATTTATAATCCAGCTATGAATAACCCGACGCTCCAACTAATCATACACACTGCCAATGGTTGTCCTTTTCAATCAGCCAATATTAATCAACCATTTTCATGACTTTCTGGTGAAATAATTTCCCCCATTTTATGGTGCCGCACTGTAGGTACTTGTCAGCCAAATAACTCATTTGGCTGGCACGTGTCGTTAAACCGAACTAAGGACTTTCCCCAACACACTTGCTCATTATCGAGGACTTATCAATGTTTCACTTCCGAAGGACACAAACGAGAAATTATCGTCCTGTCTGGGCCAAGTGATAATTGATGTTTTATTGTTGTCACTTGTTGCTTCGACGTCTTCTGTTGTTTATTGTTAAATGTGTGTGCCAACTATATTTTGAAGTACTCTGACATCCTGTGCTAATCGGCTGACAGGGTGCGGCCTTAAAATAATGACCATGGCCGTGTCCAAGGCCTGGGacttctgttttatttttctttttgtaatGTCTGCGGCGGTTTCTGGAGGACAACGCAGAAAGTGTCCAATAAATGTTTCATAGTTGTCGGTTGCTGCTGACATTGTTGACCTTATCAAAAGTACAAATACACTTACTGCCACACCACAtcctacatacatatatccctGCGTATATCCTATATATGGGTGCGTCCATGGgtggctataaaaaaaacacacacgcCCTGAGCGTCTTTTGTTGAGTGTTCCTGCTGGGGTTTTTGCGATTGAATGCACTAAAACAAAAGTTTATATTCGATACATATCGAATTAttcttttgaaattattttaaatattttcattgattttatggcaagaaaaatgtaattaaagtCAAAACTTTTCGAGTATTATAGCATGAAAGACACCCCACAAATGCactttaaacattttatatattctcttatttaaaaattccaGTAAAGCCTTAAAgcttattataaataataaatcaattttCCAAGTGTGGCCTTTCtgctttttccatttttccttcATCTTGTCACTCTTAAAATATGCAATAATGCTGGGAGTCTTTGGCCAAAATAAGAATGCGACCTGGTCTAGTCCCAGACTTTGGCGATAGACCAATTTTGATGTGGGTTACGAGGGCGAGAGCCGGTCAACAACAGCATCAGGAATCCGGGCGAACAAAGGTTATGTCAGTCATTCCAGGCAGACATATTGTCTCGGAAATACGACACCCTTAAAACCCAAAACCCCCCCAACccaattttctttaatatttataccctaTGACACTGATTAGAtgggtattttatttttgtagctAATTGGCATTTAaggttatattttaaaattaaaaagagaaTTATGCGATATGATTTAAGACTTATGAATGGAAGTCTTTTGAATAGGTATTATAACGAAGGGTATCTCTATATTCTACTCTATATATTCTTTTCTAACTTAAGTATTTAATACTGTTTTTGCAGACAATTGTTCCTTGGTCCTGCCATGAATGCCACCTCGCCAAAGTCATCTCTGGTCAAGTTGGGCCTTCATACCAACAAACAAAAGACGCTCAAGGTTATGGTTTTGGGCCAAAGTGGCGTGGGAAAAACGGGTATGTGAAAGGAAAATCCTAAACTTTCTCCCGAATATAAACTCAATAGATTACCCCCACTTAGCCATGGTGGTGCGTTTTATCACTCGTCGCTTCATTGGGGAATATGATCCCAATCTGGAGAAGATATACACCTGCCAGACCACTCTGGACAAGGAACAAATTCAGTTTGACATCCTGGATGCTACCGGCCATTTACAAGTGGGTGTCAAGTATTccttttaaatacttttgaaATATAAAGTGCCTTTATTTATCAGGAACTAGATGGAGTCACTCTGGAGTCCAACATCCGGTGGGCGGATGCTTTTATACTGATGTACTCCATTACGGATAAGTGTTCCTTTGACGAGTGCAGTCGCCTCAAGTTCCTTATTAATTACAACAAACGAAGACGCAAGCTGGGCTCTGCCAGTAAAGTGGGtattctattttaaaatttaaatatttaaagcctacattaatttttatttttaaggacTGCACTTTGGATATTCCTGTCATTCTGGTGGGAAATAAAACAGATCAGCCTGGTGACAGGATGGTTACCTTGGAGGAGGGTCAGCGTCGCTTCAGGGAATTGTCCTGCGCCTGTTTCCATGAGATTTCAGTCAGAGAGAATGTGGACCAGGTGGGCCAGAAGGCTTTCAGcgtttttttaagaaactcgCTAACAAATATTGTTTAAACCAGGTCCAGAATGTATTCCGAGATGTGTTCCGCTTCTGGCGTGTCTTCAGCAAATTCCCCAAGCTCAAACGTTCCACCAGCGATGTGGCCAACTCGGCGGACGGTATCCTGACTCCGGATTCGGGTTCCTGTTCCTTCTACGATGCCTCCTCGCTGGGAGCCGGTCGTCGTTCCTTCCTAGTCATCGGCAGTGCTTGTCTGGAGGAAAGCAGCGGTGACCACACCGAGTCCACGGATGAGATTGCCAGCAGTAGCTTGAGTAGTTCTCGCAGCGATATCGACGCCCCCTTCCGAAGTCGAGCCTCCACGGACGGAACTCTGCTCTCCAGGCCACGAAGATGGCGATATCCACCGCCGGGATGCCTCCTGCCGCACACCAACCGTGTGGAGCGGAGGATGAGCATTTCCACCAGGGGCAGCAATGCCAGCTATTAATTGGGATTTAGTCGGGGGTTGACGGGGAAGCCAAGAGCTTAGTTAGTCAAAATGTAGTGACAAATATATAGCTAGATGTTATGATGGACTTGAAAGGAGTTTCTGTTTAAGAAAGATATGGATAGTAGGGATGTTGGAAACGAAAACTTCTTCAATGATGATGTATTATTTGAACAGTAATTACATAAACATAACGAATGGAAAAACCTAGTCATCGTCGATTTTAAGCAAATACTCTTCGGCGCGTAGAGCCAGTTCCCGGATATTTCTGAGGCATCCGGCGGCGGCCAGCTGGAGCTCCTTGTTGGTGGAACCAATACACTCCAGCAGGAATGGAACCACACCGCTCTGAAAGTAAAAATGTtatgtaataaaataataaaaattaatataaatggaACTCACTTGGTGCATGGTGATGCAATTCTGCGGATCCATTGATAGTTTCTCCAAAGCCATGGCCGTACTGCGATGCACGAGAGGATTATCACTGGTCATGTAGGTGACAATGGGAGTCACAGTGCGTAGGCGTCCCAGTTCCTCCGTATTATTGCCGAAGCAGGCGCAAGCAGCCACGGCAGCAGCCAGGTTCATCCTCAGGAGATCATCGGTTGTCTGGACAAGATCGGCCAGCTTATAGATGACTCTCAAGTCGGTTAGGATGGCCAGATTCGTTTGATCCTGAGCAATGGTAGCTATGGCGGCGCAAACCGCTGACAAGACCATAATGTCCTTGGACTTGAGGAGACCCACCACCAGTTCCATGGCTCCCACTAAGCTCCTGACCAGTTCGGCGGAGTCATTGGCATTTCGAACACA
This region of Drosophila bipectinata strain 14024-0381.07 chromosome 2L, DbipHiC1v2, whole genome shotgun sequence genomic DNA includes:
- the LOC108127036 gene encoding ras-related and estrogen-regulated growth inhibitor, which codes for MNATSPKSSLVKLGLHTNKQKTLKVMVLGQSGVGKTAMVVRFITRRFIGEYDPNLEKIYTCQTTLDKEQIQFDILDATGHLQELDGVTLESNIRWADAFILMYSITDKCSFDECSRLKFLINYNKRRRKLGSASKDCTLDIPVILVGNKTDQPGDRMVTLEEGQRRFRELSCACFHEISVRENVDQVQNVFRDVFRFWRVFSKFPKLKRSTSDVANSADGILTPDSGSCSFYDASSLGAGRRSFLVIGSACLEESSGDHTESTDEIASSSLSSSRSDIDAPFRSRASTDGTLLSRPRRWRYPPPGCLLPHTNRVERRMSISTRGSNASY